In a single window of the Euwallacea fornicatus isolate EFF26 chromosome 5, ASM4011564v1, whole genome shotgun sequence genome:
- the DNApol-zeta gene encoding DNA polymerase zeta catalytic subunit isoform X1, protein MPYSVKIVVLDYYMSAPTPGLDVIYSEFRSSTISQVPVIRCFGSLETGKKICVHIHGIFPYLYIPYDGKTNPEELMYKLAAAIDKTINIQFNQASSNTQHVYKISLVSGIPMYGYHAKKHQFLKIYLYNPSLVLKVGALLLNKHILAQVFQPHEVHLNFTLQFMIDYNLHGMSSMVMSDLKFRFNPEKPETGINKDLFLPHSIKKNSLCELEGDILAENILNKQEILSGNLAVNPGITTLWEDEKQRRRNKNQTSQLGCFLELKNINVAPTKTHLVYQQALKERLAILSTDNVIENESNPNVSIYPAETPSDLNIQSASLLDVHGSSSLELSLDETIISNNQNLDTTLTPNDVSLDQDAQSFLRILEQLAGEKIVEVEEEGCVLSQLPPLEHNEEIAEDDLDLSMPLESLTTPVKPYMNLDQYSHNSDENEDCFNTTLIPQIDGQYYSSDSDDENLTEENLDESMIAKATAPQQCNTKSTSLFYMAKELVSCPKKSPDKLSLSPYVLLPRCKLIVKLRRLDIEKYHSVNTNKLHLYHKPPPPSKMQETSAKIIRLLKFRVNQLTLKRKLLSIGKVIKRNSVAQLAHGLKPKFRVMSRNTQFLMPENESTLKSLIRLTHNYIDPDLHLFINTPLTAYFLYYGGQSVPVTIQIPQNLPHSEVKFLCDTFKVSGECDERSLRKSRRKLTLLQDIILNRKRGVKRTHSGSLKISEKNRNHTELKHLIVRLERSECAELNYAICPNTKGNITKQSLDTKLRLENQVVEESRKIEHLNLLKNCDVSGVSASQNILPIIQSGQSYFQSKQSLISKYENCFKFELLKKEIFKIEKIGRVKQRKALISNMCCVSAQEKRKFSLDIEKKRFSSPFLITPKLINSEQEKGNYSASSFPFGNGEDIFKSASKRNINKTLPIRNMYVNCDGAVDSSSEDEQDISLKTKSMKKRPRSSLYPPLPISVMNTPSTAKCDSGPADNKLPISGYHKDCPSANQSVKVSYKRNLFSSQKTSSLNHTIVQEFISCTYSSESAHTTSPIPKQSCTPVQQTQTCRDVSQSCDPSHGESDLFSENENANEDNLTVSEKYDLNSKFHAKEGCSTIFTPDSSAPNSGHSLSSDIPPYQLHLTSIKNQPGKPQAPTRSRVEATLREYKIPKIQQQEPFYGNADDYTGFVEIGQRTLRIPSKTAVHLPDFESQYNAIEGFRKKFIESVAKLKWNANNVKSMKLAHCANKNVVLRPVKSAPSVRSVRNWVKNMSHYEESSPEPTPHEGRSKVFYIPNSPDNMNGDSDCELHLTPLTPLSPIIDQRKKRKKTINPAKNGSGNKSCQISGQTQNNTFGFEKSVQDLHAARVVEQHQYLTIMVMELHVRTRDDLKPDPQLDQIGAVFYSILNDIPEINKKKHKIRGVIAINNLPMELEKIRADFLYGLEIDCDITYVKTEEALINSVVELVRMWDADILTGYEIEMLSWGYLIERALVLSINLMSLLGRSELHKFGRSKLSHQEFETNIIGRIVLNVWRIMRHEIAVQSYTFESVVYHILHRRIPLYPFKDLTFWWDHHSNLYRHRTVRYYLLRVDIILELFHKLDFINRTSELARLFGIMFYEVLSRGSQFRVESMMLRLAKPLNFVPVSPDVKQRAHMKAPEFIPLVMEPESKMYTDPVIVLDFQSLYPSLIIAYNYCFTTCVGRVSNLGQNHPFEFGATQLNVPKKLIEKLSKRNLLNFSPCGVAFVKQKVREGILPRMLKEVLDTRLMVKNSMKENKGEDNLQKVLHNRQLGLKLIANVTYGYTAANFSGRMCCVEIGDSIVSKGRETLQRAIAVVEGSTEWEARVVYGDTDSLFVLVPGRTKEEAFEIGKQIADAVTADNPDPVKLKLEKVYQPCILQTKKRYVGYMYEGPDDTVPVYEAKGIETVRRDGCPAVSKMLQKCLKLLFETKDVSIIKNYVLKQFSKIQAGRASIQDLTFAKEYRGSSGYRPGACVPALELARKWTLTDKRNEPRSGERVPYIIVNGPPGLPLIRLVRTPKDLLSDSALRPNALYYITKVIIPPLNRCLNLIGADVNIWFNQMPRKSTRYLPNSSPNIKTTISQYFVSKMCACCSDPTMEGICVKCRQKPHLAALVLMEKLRKWEENYNNTLLMCNSCTGYLNQVNCESLDCPVLYRRTQTCNDLQQSAYVRELLETGTIFSKSSFFDSG, encoded by the exons ATGCCATATTCAGTAAAGATTGTGGTTTTGGATTACTACATGTCAGCACCAACTCCTGGGTTGGACGTGATCTATTCAGAATTTAGGAGCTCGACAATTAGTCAAGTTCCAGTAATAAGGTGTTTTGGTTCTTTGGAAACTG gcaaaaaaatatgtgtgcaTATACATGGAATTTTTCCATACTTGTATATCCCATATGATGGAAAAACTAATCCTGAGGAACTAATGTATAAATTAGCTGCAGCTATTGATAAGACTATTAATATACAGTTTAACCAAGCCAGTTCCAATACACAACATGTTTATAAAATATCTTTGGTATCTGGGAT ACCAATGTATGGATATCATGCCAAGAAGCaccaatttctaaaaatttatctttacAACCCAAGTTTGGTCCTGAAAGTTGGAGCCCTACTCTTAAACAAACACATCCTTGCCCAAGTATTTCAACCACATGAAGTACACTTGAACTTTACTCTGCAATTTATGATTGACTACAACCTTCATGGTATGAGCAGTATGGTGATGTCTGATTTAAAGTTTCGGTTCAATCCAGAAAAGCCAGAAACTGgtattaataaagatttatttttaccacactcaatcaaaaaaaattctttatgtgAATTGGAAGGGGATATTCTTGcagaaaatatcttaaataagCAAGAAATATTAAGTGGTAATTTAGCAGTCAATCCAGGTATCACAACTTTGTGGGAAGATGAGAAACAGAGACGGCGGAATAAGAATCAAACATCTCAATTAGGATGTTTTCTGgaactgaaaaatataaatgttgcACCTACCAAGACACATTTAGTTTATCAGCAAGCTCTCAAGGAGAGGCTGGCTATTTTATCAACTGATAATGTAATTGAGAAT GAATCCAATCCAAATGTTTCAATATATCCTGCGGAAACTCCTAGTGATCTAAATATTCAAAGTGCATCTCTCTTGGATGTTCATGGCTCATCTTCATTAGAGTTGTCCTTGGATGAAACCATCATATCAAATAATCAAAACCTAGATACCACTTTAACACCCAATGATGTTAGTCTGGATCAAGATGCCCAGTCTTTTTTGCGAATATTAGAACAGCTAGCTGGAGAAAAG ATTGTTGAAGTGGAAGAGGAAGGCTGTGTGTTATCCCAGCTGCCTCCTCTCGAACATAATGAGGAAATTGCAGAAGATGATCTGGACTTAAGCATGCCTCTTGAATCATTAACTACTCCAGTGAAGCCATATATGAACCTGGACCAATATTCACATAACAGTGATGAAAATGAAGACTGTTTCAACACAACCTTGATTCCTCAGATTGATGGACAGTACTATAGTAGTGACTCAGATGATGAAAATCTCACTGAGGAAAATCTTGATGAATCAATGATCGCG aagGCTACCGCACCGCAGCAATGTAACACCAAATCTACATCTCTCTTTTACATGGCCAAGGAATTAGTCAGTTGCCCCAAGAAATCACCAGACAAACTGAGTTTATCACCATATGTCTTACTGCCCAGATGCAAACTAATAGTAAAACTCCGTCGACTGGATATTGAAAAATACCACTCTGTAAATACTAATAAGCTTCATCTCTACCACAAACCACCTCCACCATCAAAAATGCAAGAAACTTCTGCAAAAATTATACGACTCTTGAAATTTAGAGTCAATCAACTTACTCTTAAAAGAAAACTACTGAGTATAGGAAAAGTTATAAAAAGGAATTCAGTTGCACAATTGGCACATGGTTTGAAACCAAAATTTAGAGTTATGTCTCGTAACACGCAGTTTCTAA tGCCTGAGAACGAGTCCACATTGAAAAGCCTCATACGTCTTACACATAACTATATCGATCCCGACCTTCATTTGTTTATCAATACACCATTAACTGCATATTTTCTGTACTATGGTGGCCAAAGTGTTCCCGTAACAATAcaaattcctcaaaatttaCCTCATTCcgaagttaaatttttatgtgatACTTTCAAGGTTTCTGGTGAATGTGATGAAAGAAGCTTGCGTAAATCGCGCAGAAAGTTAACCTTACTGCAAGACATCATTTTAAATCGCAAAAGAGGTGTTAAAAGAACGCATAGCGGTTCTTTAAAAATCTCAGAAAAAAACCGCAATCATACAGAATTAAAACACTTGATAGTACGTCTAGAGAGAAGTGAATGCGCAGAATTAAACTATGCAATTTGCCCCAACACCAAAGGGAATATTACCAAGCAGTCTTTGGATACCAAATTGAGGTTGGAAAATCAAGTAGTTGAGGAGAgtagaaaaatagaacatttgaatttattgaaaaattgtgacGTCAGTGGCGTGAGCGCATCACAAAACATACTACCCATAATACAATCAGGTCAATCATATTTCCAAAGCAAGCAAtctttaatttctaaatatgaaaactgtttcaaatttgaacttcttaaaaaagaaatttttaaaattgaaaaaataggcCGTGTCAAACAGAGGAAGGCCTTAATAAGTAACATGTGTTGTGTTAGTGCCCAAGAGAAACGCAAGTTTTCCCTCGATATTGAGAAGAAACGGTTTTCAAGCCCGTTTTTAATTACTCCGAAACTTATTAATAGTGAGCAAGAAAAGGGCAACTATTCCGCAAGTAGTTTTCCTTTTGGAAATGGTGAAG atatttttaaaagtgccTCAAAGCGTAATATTAATAAGACTCTTCCAATACGTAACATGTATGTTAATTGTGATGGAGCTGTAGATTCCAGTTCTGAAGATGAGCAAgacatttctttgaaaacgaaaTCCATGAAGAAGCGACCTCGTTCATCGCTTTATCCTCCATTACCTATTAGTGTTATGAATACACCAAGCACGGCAAAGTGTGATTCAG GACCTGCTGATAACAAGCTACCAATATCTGGATACCACAAAGA CTGCCCCTCTGCCAATCAGTCAGTGAAAGTGTCCTACAAACGGAATCTCTTTTCGTCTCAAAAAACTTCTTCGTTAAATCACACCATAGTACAGGAATTCATATCGTGTACCTACTCATCCGAATCAGCTCATACTACTTCACCAATTCCAAAACAAAGTTGTACTCCTGTGCAACAAACCCAGACCTGTAGAGACGTTTCTCAGAGCTGCGACCCTTCACATGGTGAATCGGATTTATTTTCCGAAAACGAAAacgcaaatgaggacaatctCACTGTGTCTGAGAAATATGATTTAAATTCGAAGTTTCATGCCAAAGAAGGTTGTTCTACAATTTTTACTCCTGATAGCTCAGCTCCAAATTCAGGCCACAGTTTGTCTTCAGATATTCCCCCATATCAACTACACCtaacttcaataaaaaatcaacCTGGTAAACCGCAAGCGCCCACAAGATCCAGAGTCGAAGCAACTTTGAGAGAAtataaaattccgaaaattcaACAACAGGAGCCCTTTTATGGTAATGCAGATGATTACACAGGGTTCGTGGAGATTGGTCAAAGAACTCTTCGTATTCCCAGTAAAACCGCTGTTCATTTACCAGACTTCGAGTCACAATATAATGCAATAGaaggatttcgaaaaaaatttattgagagCGTTGCTAAATTGAAATGGAATGCAAATAATGTAAAAAGCATGAAATTGGCTCATTGTGCCAATAAAAATGTAGTGCTCCGTCCTGTAAAGAGTGCACCTTCAGTTAGAAGTGTCAGAAATTGGGTTAAAAATATGTCGCACTATGAGGAGTCCTCACCTGAACCAACACCACACGAAGGGCGGTCTAAAGTGTTCTATATTCCTAATAGTCCTGATAACATGAATGGCGATTCAGATTGTGAGCTACATTTAACGCCCTTAACACCTTTAAGTCCAATAATAGATCAGaggaagaaaaggaaaaaaacaattaatccAGCAAAAAATGGATCCGGCAACAAATCTTGCCAAATAAGTGGCCAAACTCAAAACAACACATTCGGCTTTGAAAAGTCAGTACAAGATTTACATGCAGCTAGAGTAGTTGAGCAGCATCAGTATCTAACTATTATGGTAATGGAGCTACACGTTCGCACTAGAGATGATCTTAAGCCTGACCCGCAATTAGACCAAATTGGCGCAGTTTTTTACTCAATACTGAACGACATACctgaaatcaataaaaaaaaacacaaaattaggGGTGTGATAGCTATAAATAACCTACCCATGGAACTGGAGAAGATCAGAGCTGACTTTCTTTATGGCCTAGAAATTGACTGTGATATTACTTATGTAAAGACTGAAGAAGCTTTAATAAATAGTGTAGTAGAGTTAGTTAGAATGTGGGACGCAGATATATTAACCGGTTATGAAATTGAAATGCTCTCTTGGggatatttaattgaaagagCGCTTGTTTTATCAATAAACTTGATGTCGTTGCTCGGCAGAAGTGAGTTACATAAATTTGGAAGGTCTAAGTTAAGCCACCAAGAATTTGAGACTAATATCATTGGTCGTATAGTACTGAACGTATGGAGAATAATGAGACATGAAATTGCTGTCCAGAGCTACACATTCGAGTCAGTGGTGTACCATATTTTACATAGACGCATCCCTTTATATCCATTTAAAGATTTGACATTCTGGTGGGATCATCACAGCAACCTTTACAGACACCGTACTGTTCGTTACTACTTGCTGCGCGTAGATATAATACTAGAATTGTTTCATAAATTAGACTTCATTAATCGAACAAGTGAATTGGCCAGATTATTTGGAATTATGTTCTACGAAGTTTTATCCAGAGGTTCGCAATTTAGAGTTGAATCAATGATGCTTCGCCTTGCTAAACCTCTCAATTTTGTTCCTGTGTCCCCAGACGTCAAACAACGGGCTCATATGAAAGCTCCAGAATTTATTCCATTGGTGATGGAGCCAGAATCCAAAATGTATACTGATCCAGTTATAGTTCTAGATTTTCAAAGTTTATATCCTTCATTGATAATAGCCTATAACTACTGTTTCACCACCTGTGTGGGAAGGGTTAGCAATCTGGGTCAGAACCATCCTTTCGAGTTCGGAGCTACCCAATTAAACGTTCCAAAAAAACTAATAGAAAAGCTCAGTAAAAGGAATTTATTGAACTTTTCCCCCTGTGGAGTAGCGTTTGTGAAGCAGAAAGTTCGAGAGGGAATTTTGCCGAGAATGTTGAAAGAAGTCCTGGACACGAGACTTATGGTTAAAAACTCcatgaaagaaaataaagggGAGGACAATTTGCAGAAAGTGTTGCATAATAGGCAGCTTGGATTAAAGCTGATAGCGAACGTCACTTATGGTTACACTGCTGCCAACTTTAGTGGGAGAATGTGTTGTGTGGAAATAGGAGACAGCATCGTAAGCAAAGGCAGGGAAACTTTGCAGAGAGCTATAGCAGTAGTAGAAGGATCTACTGAGTGGGAAGCTAGG GTTGTTTACGGAGACACCGATTCGCTCTTCGTCCTAGTACCCGGCAGAACCAAAGAAGAGGCCTTTGAAATCGGCAAACAAATTGCAGATGCAGTCACAGCAGATAATCCCGATCCTGTGAAGTTGAAATTAGAGAAAGTGTACCAGCCATGTATTTTGCAAACTAAAAAGAGATACGTGGGTTATATGTACGAGGGTCCCGATGATACAGTTCCAGTCTATGAGGCTAAAGGTATTGAAACTGTAAGGCGTGATGGGTGTCCGGCTGTTTCAAAG ATGTTGCAAAAGTGTCTTAAACTTTTATTCGAGACTAAAGATGTAAGTATTATCAAGAACTACGTGCTAAAACAATTCAGCAAAATTCAGGCTGGAAGAGCAAGCATTCAGGACCTAACCTTCGCGAAGGAATATAGAGGCAGTAGTGGATATAGGCCTGGAGCATGCGTTCCTGCTTTAGAACTTGCACg AAAATGGACCTTAACTGATAAGCGCAACGAACCACGTAGTGGGGAGAGAGTACCATACATCATAGTGAATGGACCTCCCGGATTACCATTAATACGTCTTGTGCGTACCCCTAAAGATCTTCTCAGTGACAGTGCTCTGCGCCCCAACGCCCTTTATTATATTACCAAAGTCATTATTCCACCTTTAAATCGGTGCCTCAATCTCATCGGTGCCGACGTCAATATttg GTTTAATCAAATGCCCCGAAAGAGTACTCGATATCTTCCAAATTCTTCGCCGAATATTAAAACCACAATTTCACAATATTTTGTTTCGAAAATGTGCGCATGTTGTTCGGACCCCACAATGGAAGGAATTTGTGTGAAATGTAGGCAAAAGCCGCATCTAGCAGCTCTGGTGCTTATGGAGAAATTAAGGAAATGGGAAGAAAACTACAACAATACGTTATTG ATGTGCAATTCTTGTACTGGCTATTTGAACCAAGTTAATTGTGAGTCTTTAGACTGTCCTGTGCTCTACAGACGAACCCAAACTTGCAACGATCTTCAACAGTCTGCGTATGTACGAGAACTTCTGGAAACGGGaactattttttccaaaagtaGCTTTTTTGATAGTGGATGA